From the Nocardiopsis changdeensis genome, one window contains:
- a CDS encoding IclR family transcriptional regulator, producing MAGNTGTPGATVAGRVMAVLGAFDEHHRRLSLSAIARRAGLPPPTAHRLVGELVRHGALAREEGSYVVGRRLWDIGLLAPVQTTLREAASPFLHDVYATTLATVHLAVRDGDEVLYLERMAGRASVPVVSSVGSTLPMHCTGVGKVLLAYAPEDVRARVLGSLRRVTPYTVTQPGVLLRQLERVRREGYATTVEEMTLGACSVAVPVRRGEEVAAAIAVVVPALKRDRGRLVTALQVAAQGISRRL from the coding sequence ATGGCGGGGAACACCGGTACGCCCGGGGCGACCGTGGCCGGAAGGGTCATGGCGGTCCTGGGCGCCTTCGACGAGCACCACCGGCGGCTGTCGCTGTCGGCCATCGCCCGGCGCGCGGGGCTGCCGCCGCCCACCGCGCACCGGCTGGTCGGGGAGCTGGTGCGCCACGGGGCGCTGGCCCGCGAGGAGGGCTCCTACGTGGTGGGCCGCCGCCTGTGGGACATCGGACTGCTGGCGCCGGTGCAGACCACGCTGCGCGAGGCGGCCTCGCCGTTCCTGCACGACGTGTACGCGACCACCCTGGCCACCGTGCACCTGGCGGTGCGCGACGGCGACGAGGTGCTGTACCTGGAGCGGATGGCGGGCCGGGCGTCGGTGCCGGTGGTCAGCAGCGTGGGCTCCACCCTGCCGATGCACTGCACCGGGGTCGGCAAGGTGCTGCTGGCGTACGCCCCCGAGGACGTGCGCGCCCGGGTGCTGGGGTCGCTGCGCCGGGTCACGCCGTACACCGTCACCCAGCCCGGGGTGCTGCTGCGGCAGTTGGAGCGGGTCCGCCGCGAGGGGTACGCCACCACGGTGGAGGAGATGACCCTGGGGGCGTGCTCGGTGGCGGTGCCGGTGCGGCGGGGCGAGGAGGTGGCGGCGGCGATCGCGGTCGTGGTGCCCGCGCTCAAACGCGACCGGGGGAGGCTGGTCACGGCCCTCCAGGTGGCGGCGCAGGGCATCTCCCGCAGGCTGTGA